The sequence ATGGAAAAAAACtactatatataaattaagaataACTTGTGATGCACCAAATATAAAAGATGTTAACGTAAACGatttaaaatatagaaaactttcgtatatttatttaaaaaatcatgATGTCATTGAAAAAGGGATAAAGTCCATAGAAAAAAGTAAGTGTGATACGTATATGAAATatcttaataatattaatttattgtataaaaaCCATAAGACACAGTGTAGGACTGGAATTTTTGGGGGAGCTTTTGGTCCCAGTTACGCTGATTGTTCTTCATCGTCTTCTTCTAAATATGACCCAAGTAAACTCATAATTGCATTAAACGGATGTAAAGATAAAGCATCTAGGGAGAGCGGAGGATCAGGTTTAGGATCATGGTTATTTGGATGGGGTTCATCACGTGAATCCTCTTCGAGAGGTAAGGATAGCCCTGCTCCAGGGAACACAAAAACTATCGATGCAGCGGGGGAGAAAGGACAAGGAGCTTCAAAAAGTTTAGCARGATCAAAAGATTCACCAGGTTTAACGCGCTCAACAACTGCAGTGGGTCAAGTAAGTCCAGGAGATTCTGGATGTCCAGTAGTTGCAAAGGMAGCGAGTGGAGGAGCAGTAAGTAGAGCATCAGAAAGTGGGCCGGTAGCCCCTGTGAAGCTTGGAACATCTTTGAGTCTCCAGACAAGAGGGATCCCTGGGAACGGTGTTCTTACTGTGCCATCATATACTTCAGAAATTAAAAGTGATCCAGCAcctgttgctgttgctaATTCTCCTAGTAATTCGGAAAGTGAATCTGATAAGATGGGCTCAAATTTTATTCGTAACATCATAATGGGCACTGCAATACTTGGAACgatattcttccttttctattaCAACCTGGTAATgacatattatattttatgaaatagGAATATTGAGTTAGTAGCAATTATTTATCTATTACATGTATAGTCAcaaagtaaaaatgttttcactctacatttttttatttgttagtCTTCAAGATTAAAGTCAAATtttcccaaaagaaaaagaaagaaaaaaatattcgagcataattattatgaagAGTATGAAAGAGAGTATGAGAAGTATGATTCAGAAGATAGGTCATTAGCTTCTGAAGACGATMGATactatttgaattatcaacCTGAASGAGAYTAYRATTACTAATTAGgtgtataaaatgtaatcTKTTATAATAGTTATTTTAAKAGGAMGTGATAGTGAWATTTATTTGGTAATCATCCTTATTAGTAATATTCagaaatcaaaaaaaaaaaaaaacaattaagtacagaaaaattatacaagttattatataaattaaaaataatttcctttWMCTACATACCATGAGAACAAATAAAGAGCAATAAATTAGTAAcacaaatattaaaaattattcaaatttataaatCGTATGAATTGTTTGAAGTTGAA is a genomic window of Plasmodium vivax scf_6669 genomic scaffold, whole genome shotgun sequence containing:
- a CDS encoding hypothetical protein (encoded by transcript PVX_065690A); protein product: MNLINIVVILRYWLYDKIGAIQTDHSKKIDEKVFVNDLIEAWKKTTIYKLRITCDAPNIKDVNVNDLKYRKLSYIYLKNHDVIEKGIKSIEKSKCDTYMKYLNNINLLYKNHKTQCRTGIFGGAFGPSYADCSSSSSSKYDPSKLIIALNGCKDKASRESGGSGLGSWLFGWGSSRESSSRGKDSPAPGNTKTIDAAGEKGQGASKSLAXSKDSPGLTRSTTAVGQVSPGDSGCPVVAKXASGGAVSRASESGPVAPVKLGTSLSLQTRGIPGNGVLTVPSYTSEIKSDPAPVAVANSPSNSESESDKMGSNFIRNIIMGTAILGTIFFLFYYNLSSRLKSNFPKRKRKKKIFEHNYYEEYEREYEKYDSEDRSLASEDDRYYLNYQPEXDYBY